The stretch of DNA CGATACAAAGCTCACGATAACGGCGAGCCCACGATGTTAATCGTGGGTGGATGTTGGTAGCCGCTGCCCACCCACGCTCAACATCGTGGGCTCGCCGTCTCTCGGTAGTCATGTGCCTTCGCACTGCTGTTCGCGTCCGCGATCGGGCGTATGCTAAAAGCTCAATCTGTAGGAGGCGTCTCCGACGCCGATTACGGTATCCATCCCGAAACGGCATGGTGCGCGTAATCGGCATCGGAGACGCCTCCTACAGAAGTTGATTGTCCGAACATCTTCTTGATCCGTTAGAGAATGCCATGCGCGCCGCGTTGCTGCTACTTTCTCTCGTTATCGCTACGCCTCTCGCCTTGGCCTCCGACGTCATCGATGTCGCCCGCTCTTTCCCCGATGGCGGTGGTTACAACTGGACCGCCGGCGCCACGGGCGTGAAGGAGCCGGTGGACTTCAAGGGCGCGCGACTGCTCGAAGCGACCGAGGGCGGCAGCTTCTGCTGCGGTTACACGTTCGCCGTCGCGATGCGCGTGGCGGAAGAACGCAGCCTGCTGAAGGACAAGTCGGTCGAAGACGCCCGCAAGTTCCTCAAGGACTGGTACGGCGCGCCGGGGGGTGACAAGACGCTCGTCGTCTTAGCGGTTGAGAACCTCGGCATCGGCGAGGCCGTCCCCTTCGAGGACGCGCAAACCGGCGACTTCGTGCAACTGTGGCGTGAAGGGGGCTCGGGGCACAGCGTCATCTTCCTTAAGTGGATCGAAGAAGACGGCCAGCGCGTCGGTTTCCGTTACCGCAGCTCGCAGAAGCTGACCGACGGCATCGGCGACCGCACCGAGTACTTCAGCGACGCGCCGGGTCTCAACGGGCGCGTGTTGCGGGAGGAGACGTATGTTTGTCGCTTGAATGAGAAGTGATAGTGAGCCGTCGGCGCTAGCCGCGGGTGGCCCCATATTGACGCCCTCCTCTCCAAAATTAACCCGTTATAGCGTACTTCATTTTTCCGTAGCGTCTCGCGCAGAGACGCGGAGGCGCCGAGGGTAGGCAGCGAAGACTCACGCAAAGGCGCCAAGGCGCAAACACAAAGTCGTTGAGAAATGAGCGCAGCCGCAAACGATCACACAGCAACGCGTTCTTTGCGGCTTGGCGGCTTGGCGCCTTGGCGCCTTGGCGTGAGTCTTGAAGGCATCCAACTCTGCGCCTCTGCGTCTCTGCGCGAGACACCCCTACGTTGCTCTGTGGATCAGAGCGAGGCTAGAAACGCTACGGCTAAGTGAAGCGTGCTCTAGCTATACGAAGAAGCTCACGAGCTTCGGCTCCAGATACTCGTGCAGCCCTTCGGGGCCCGACTCGGCGCCGAGGCCGCTTTGCTTCCAGCCGGGGAAAGGGCCCTCGGTGGCGTGGGGGACCCAGCCGTTGACGGCCACCATGCCGAACTCGAGGCGCTCGTAGGCGTGCACCGCGCGATTGAGGTCGTGCGTGAACAAGAACGCGGCGAGGCCCGCTTCGAGCGAGTTGGCGTCGTTGATCGCTTCGTCGAGGTTGTCGTACGGCGTGACGGCGAGCACCGGCCCAAAGGTCTCTTCGCGCCACAACGCCGAGTTCGTCGCCACGTCGGCGACCAACGTCGGCTCGAAGAAGTAACCGGCGTCACGGTTGGCCGGCCGCTTGCCGCCGACGACCACACGGCCGCCATGCTCGTGCGACAAGAGCTTCTCGACGCGGTCGCGCTGCGCGGCGTTCACTAGCGGGCCGATGTCGCTGGCGGCGTCGGCGCCGGGGCCGACACGGTAGCCAGCGACGATCGGCGCCGCCGCTTCGACGAAGGCGCCGCACACATCACGGTGCAGGTAGAAGCGCTGCGGCGCGACGCAGACCTGGCCCGCGTTGCGGAAGCGGGCGAGCACCGCCGCCTTCGCAAACGCCTCGGCGCCGACGCGCTCGATCGCGTCGGGCTCGACGATCACCGGCGCGTTGCCGCCGAGTTCGAGTGCGAGGCGCGTGATCGTCGCGGCGGACTGCTTGATGAGCAGCCGGCCCACCTCGGTGCTGCCGGTGAAGCTCACCTTGCGGCAACGCTGGTCGTCGAGCATCGCGCCCGCCATCGCCGCGGGGGCGCCGTTGATGACGTTGAGCACGCCCGCCGGCAGTCCCGCGTCCTTGAGCGCGGCGCCGATCGCGAATCCCGACAGCGGCGTCTCGTCGGCGGGGCGGCACACCACCGTGCAGCCGGCCGCGAGCGCCGCGGCGATCGAGCGGGCCGGGTTGTACGCCGGGAAGTTCCAGGCCGTGATCACGCCCACGACGCCCAGCGGCTGCACGAGCGTCATCAGCCGCCGGCCGGGGAGCTTCGCGGGGATCGTGCGGCCATAGGCGCGCTTCGCTTCTTCGGCGAACCAGTCGAAGAGGTCGGCGACAACGGTCCACTCTCCCTTGGACTCGGCGATCGGCTTGCCACTCTCGGCGGTGGTGACAGCGGCGAGCGCGTCGCGGCGTTCGCGCAGCAGCGTCGCGGCGGCGTGCAACACGTCGGCGCGTTGGTAGGCGGTCTTCGCGGCCCACTCGGGGAACGCCTTCGCGGCGGCGTCGATCGCCGCCTCGGCGTCGGCGGCGGCGCCGTAGGGGACCGTGGCGATCGGCTGCTCGGTCGCGGGGTCGATCACGTCGATCGTGCGGCCATCGGCCGCGGCGACCCAGTCGCCGGCGATCAGTTGCTGGGCGGGAAAGTCGGACATGGTCTTCTCGTGGCAAACGCCGCTGCAGGGAGGGCTGGGAGACTCTTCCTTGTACCCGCCGCGGCCGGCCCAGACACCCACCATGAACACCCGTTCAGACGCGATAGGAGCCACGCCACGGGCCTTTTGGCGCCTCACTCAGGGTTTACCCAGGGGGTCCGCTCGAACGCGTCAGATTGCGTCCTAGAGGCTCACAGGGGGGCACCCTTCGGGGGGGTCTTTAGCGCCGCTTGCCGGAGATCGAATGCAGATCCGTTTCCGGAGTACGCTTCGCCAAAACGTCGCGTGCACTAGCTTTCGTAAACGACTTCTCCCCCCACGAGAGTCATCTTCACTTCGATGTCGGCGAGTTCTTCGAGCGGCGTCGTCAGCGGTGAGCGATCGAGCACCACGAGGTCGGCAAGCTGGCCCGGGGCGATCGCGCCGAAGCGGTCGGCGTCGCCCGAGAGCTGGGCGCCGGCGGCCGTGTAGGCGTGGAGGCCTTCGCGGACAGTGATCGCTTCGTGGGGGCCAATCGGGGCGCCGTCGCCGCTGAGCCGCCGCGCGGCCGCCGCAACACCGGCGAGGGGGCGTTCATCGACGACCACCGGCGCGTCGGTGGAGAGCGCAACCGTTAGCCCCGCGTCGACCATCGCACGGATCGGGTACGGCGTGATCGGGAAGTCTTCGGGCAGGTACTGGCGGAAGTTGGCGCCGAGTTCCGGCAAGAAGATCGCCTGGGTCGCCACGCCGATCCGCAGCCGAGTTGTGCGGAGGAGGTCGGCGCTGGTGGGCAGACCGAAGTGCTCGAAGCGGGCGCGCTTGGCGATGCGTGGCAGCGCTTCGAACGCGTCGAGCGCCGTCGTGATCGCCCGATCGCCGATGACGTGCGTCGCGACCCGGTAGCCAGCGGCGTCCGCCTTGCGGCAGAGCGTGGCGTACTCGTCGCATTCGTAGCGCAACACGCCGCGTGTGTCGGCGTGGCGATAGGGGACCGATAGCGCCGCCGTCGCACCGCTGAGCCCGCCGTCCATGAAGAGCTTGGCCGTATCGATACGCAAAAAACCACTAACGGTTGGCGGCGCCCATTCGGCCATCACCTCCGACGACGCCTCCTCGGGCGCAAGCCGCATGACGTTGAACCGTCCGACAAGCTCGCCGGCGTCGTCCATGGCTTGGTAGACAGCGAGCAGATGGTCGTCCACGCCGGGATCGGTGAACGCGGTCACGCCGAGGCCAAGAAGCTTCTGGTTCGCCGCGCGGACCATCGCTCGCAAGTCGTCACTCGAGGGCGGCGGCACGCGGTCGGCGACGAGGCGCATCGCGTTCTCGGTGAAGACGCCCGTCAACTGGCCGGCCGCGTCGCGGCGGACTTCACCGCCCGCCGGTGAATCCGTCGCGTTATCGATTCCCGCGGCGCGCATCGCGGCGCTGTTGGCGAGCCCCACGTGGTTGCAGACGCGGGTGATCCAGACCGGCCGATCGGGGAACCACGTGTCGAGTTCGTCGCGCGTCGGCAACCGGCCGTCGGCGAGCTTGAGCTCGTTCACGCCGCGCGCGAGCAGCCAGGCTTTCGTTGCGTCGCTCCGTGAGGCGAGGCGCGTCTGCAGCTCGCCGAGCGAGGTCGCGTCGCGGAGATCGACGAGCGAGGTCAGGAGATGCCCGACTTTCCAGACGTGGATGTGGGCGTCGTTGAAGCCCGGCAGCAACGCGCGGCCTTCAAGATCGAGACGGCGCCGCGGCGAGAGCTCGCGGCGCAAGTCGGCGCCCTGCCCTACCGCGGCGATCTTGCCATCCCGAATCGCCACCGCGTCCGCTGCGCCGTCGGCGAGCGGCAAGACGGCGTTCTCAAGGAGCAGGTCGATCATTCGCTAATAGCAACCGTGAATCCGCTGCACACCACAACCAAGTGACGGGGTGATTCTAACAAAGAAATCCTCCGCGTTACGGCGGGTATTCGCCCGTATTGGTCGCTTGTTGCTACCTTGCGGCAAGGGCAGCTCGCATCTATCGCGAGCCAAAGAATGTTTAACGACGACGGACACGAAGGACACGACAAGCGGCCATCACGACCATGTGGGCCGGTGGAAACGGCCGTCGTGTCCTTGGTGTCCGTCGTGGTAATCCTCTCCTGCCATCCGTTTGAGTAAGACCGACAGAGACTTATCGCACCACGCCGGCGCTCTGGGCGGCAAGGCGCACCTCGCGGTCGGTCTGGTCGGACCAGTCGTCTTTTGTCGGGCGATAACTGAACAGCCGCGAGTCAAGGTGTTCGTCGAACGTCGGCGCGCCGAGGTCGAGCTTGAACAGCGGGCGGTTGCTGGAGGTTAGCAGCGTCTTGTCGGCCAAACCCTCGGCCGACAGAGGGTCCTTGTTGTCGCGGTACTCAACAAGCACAGGGAAGCCCGTCGTCTCGCTCAGCGCGATGACCACGTGATTCGGTGTCCGTGGCGGGACCTCTTCATGGCCGTACAGCTGCTTGAGTCGTTCGGGGCGCCAGCGGCCCACCATCGCGGCGACGCGTTCATTGCGGAACTGCATCAGCCAGGGCTGGCCGAATGTGAAGGACTCGTCGAGGCCCGCCAGCAGCATCGGCAGGCCGCCGAAGCGAGACCAAGCCGACGGGTCGTCGGAGAGCGGTTGATCCTCCTCGTCTTCGCTTCCTTCGACAGCACGTCGGACCTTCCGCAGATCGACGCGCGTGACCGAGCGGTTGGGCTGCGAGGGGTCGCCCCACGCCAAGTCGGTCCACATGAAACGGCTGTCCGAGACCCGCAAGAGCCGCGTCGGGAAGCCGGCGAGCTGGCCGGTCTGTTCCAACAAGAACTGCCGCTGCCCGCCGGCGCCGAGTTGGTAGTACTGGCCGCTGGCTTTGACCGGCTCGCCGTCGATCCAGCCGTGCTGGTCGATGCGGACGCCGACCGTCGAGTGCTCTTCGAGCATCAGCGCGGCGCGGCGGACGTAAGCGTTGCCGGGCCCTTCGCTCGAAGCCGCCACGCGCGGGGGCGGGGGCGAGGGGGCGGGGGGGGATTCGATCGGCTCGATCACCAAGTCTTGCCGGCCGCCAGCTAAGCGGTCCATCAACACCTGATCGGCGAGCTCCAGGCCGTAGTAGGCGCCGACGCCGACTGCTAGCAGCGCGAGGCCCCGGGCCATCCATCCAAGGGACCGCCGCGAGGGGGTCGGGCTACGCGGGTTCGTCCTCATGCGCCGAGTTTGCCGCTTTCACCAAAGAAACGCATTGTGCGGGGCCGAACCTAAGGGCTGGGTAAACACCGGCCCCGTGGCGCGCGTCTCTTACGGACGCGTCGCGGCGGGAGTCTAGGGGCCGCCCACGGGGGGAGTCCACGGCAATTGCCGCCGAATTCTGGCGAGCCAATGGCCGTGCGATCACCGGCGGCGACAAGCCCATTTAACAAGCCACGTTACGTAGCGCAGCGACTCGCCGGCACGACGCCAGCGACCGAGCACGCGACGAACACGCCGAGGGGGGAAGCGATGCGTGTCCAAACCTTGTTCGCGAACACGTTGCTGGTAGCCGCGGTAGCGGCCACTGGCTGCGCCGGCCGGATGGCCTACAACCTGCCGCCCGCCTCGCGCCTGATGCACCCAGGCCCGGGCGTTGACGGCCCTGGTCCCGGGGTAATCCCGGTGGGGAATCAGATGATGGGCCCCGGCATGCCGGAACAGTTCGGCCCCGGCGGCACGCCGCCGATGCAGTACGGCGCTAGCCCGTGCTCCTACGAGGGCCAGCAGGTCCAATACTGCGAAGGGGGCAGCTGCCCCGTTGGCGGCGGCGGTTGCTACGGCGGCGGCGCCGGCGGCGGGATGGCCGCGGGCCCGACCTCGCAGATCCAATTCGTCGGCGAAGACGGCCTCACCATCAACTGGGACGTCGCCAGCCAAGGGATGTTCGACTCGGCGTCGCTGTTCGTCCCGGGTCGTCAGGATTTCCCGCAAGGGGCGATCTTCCGTCTCAAGGTCAGCAACATCCCCGGCCGTGCCGGCGTGACGCTGTACCCGACGCTCGAGGTGGCGCCGGTCACCTCACGGACCGACGCCTTCCTGGCGCACGCCGCGGTACCGGTGCAGTTCACTGAAGAAGACTTCGACCAAGTGATGAGCGGCAACTTCGTCACCAAGGTCATCTACCTGCCGGACCCCGAGTTCCAAGAGCTCGCGCTGTCGGGCGTCGAGACACTGGTGAGTACGCGACTCGATCCGGGTGTGGACCCGGTCGCCGAAGCGGACCGTCGCGGCTCGATCCTCGCGGTCTTGCGGATGGGCAGCAAGGACCTGAACAACCCGGGCGCCGGCTACCAAGAGAACGTCATCCCCGCCGCTTACGGGGAAGGTTGTGACAACTGCGGCCCGAACGGCGGCGGCTCGTCGCCGAGCTTCAGTGGGCCGATGGCGGGCTCGGCTGGCGGCGCCAACATGCCGATGGGCATGCCGACCGCCGGCTTCGCTCCGACGCCGATGCCGCCGCACATGATGGCCGGCGCCCCGCAGTGGGGCATGCCGTACACGGGTACGCCGATCGGCCTCCCCGGCCCGCCGCACCTCCCGTTGGGTTCGCCCGCCGGCCTGCGAAAGCACACGATGAAGAACCGCACCCGGGTCCACCTGCCGCCGCCGACGAACGCCGTCAATATCTCGGTCAAGCAGCGTCCTGGCTTGAACTACCCGAATCCTGTGACGCACGTCCACGTGGACGAAGTGAACCGCGCCCCGTTCAACCCGCTGCACGGCACCGTGAAGCCGGGGACTGGGATCCGCACCGCGCTGCAGGGGGCCCAGGTCTACGGCAACCACGGCGAGCAGTACTGCGAGTGATGGCTGCTGCGAGTGCGTAACGCCACGATTCTTCACGAGAGACGCTAAGAGTAATCATGACAACGGTCCGCCCTCTCAGATGCGTCCCGCGAAAGCGGGGCCTTGCCGCTAGCAGCGTGATGCTGTTGGCGACGCTGGGCGGATTGCTGCCGAGCTTGCCTCAACACTCGGCCGCCGAAACGCCCAAGCACTGGCTACACGCCGGCGCCATGCCTCCGGGAGCGATTGGGAATCAGCGGCTTCTGAGAGGCGGACCGTTGTATGGTTACACACAGCCGATCGAGTGGCGGATGCCTGCGGGCACGAGCATCGCGGCGACGGGCCCCTACGGCGAGACGACCGATCGGTCGGAGCGTCTCAAGGTGGGCATCCTAGCGGGACAGCTCTATCGCTTCCGTGTCGAGGGGGTCCCGGGCATGGAACAAGCGGTCGTCTACCCGACCATCGAGTTGATCGACCGCACCTACCCGCCCTGCGGACGGGAGAGCGAGTTTCCGATCCCCATCGAACTGACGATGGAAGACCTCCGGCTCGCCGCCGAGGGCGCCTTCGTTACGCGGGTAGTCTATGTCGAGGACCCAAAGACGGCGTTGCCGGTCTCGGAGAAGGAAGCGGGCGGCCAGCAGTGGTTCGAGGCCCGGCCGACCGACGACCCGCTCGTCCTCGCCGATGAGTTGGGCCGCCCCGTAGCGATCGTCCGCCTCGGCGCCCGCGACACGGGCGTCCTAGCAACGGGCTGCTACGCCGAACCCACGCCGCTCGCCGACGCCGCACCGGAAAGCGAAGTGCGTCCAGCATCAACTCACTAAAAGAAAGATGCACCACGACGGACACGACGAGCACGACGGATCGTTCGTCGTGCTCGTCGTGTCCGTCGTGGTTAACTCTTGTTTCGAAGAGAGCGCGATGAGCACACGATTGGACTCGCCGATGATGCCGAACTGGTTCCGGCGGACGCTGGTTATCGTCGCGGCGCTGCTAATGTGTTCTTGCCGCGCTTATGGGCAGGATTGTCTGAGCTGCCCGGTCGGCCGTGACGGTAGCGCCAAGGGCGGTTGCAACGTCGAAGGGGGTTGCCCCGTTTGTCAGCCGGATTGCTTCGCCGGCCCTGGCGACGAGTACTTGTGCGACGGCGGCGACGGCGCCTACTCGA from Botrimarina mediterranea encodes:
- a CDS encoding amidohydrolase; this translates as MIDLLLENAVLPLADGAADAVAIRDGKIAAVGQGADLRRELSPRRRLDLEGRALLPGFNDAHIHVWKVGHLLTSLVDLRDATSLGELQTRLASRSDATKAWLLARGVNELKLADGRLPTRDELDTWFPDRPVWITRVCNHVGLANSAAMRAAGIDNATDSPAGGEVRRDAAGQLTGVFTENAMRLVADRVPPPSSDDLRAMVRAANQKLLGLGVTAFTDPGVDDHLLAVYQAMDDAGELVGRFNVMRLAPEEASSEVMAEWAPPTVSGFLRIDTAKLFMDGGLSGATAALSVPYRHADTRGVLRYECDEYATLCRKADAAGYRVATHVIGDRAITTALDAFEALPRIAKRARFEHFGLPTSADLLRTTRLRIGVATQAIFLPELGANFRQYLPEDFPITPYPIRAMVDAGLTVALSTDAPVVVDERPLAGVAAAARRLSGDGAPIGPHEAITVREGLHAYTAAGAQLSGDADRFGAIAPGQLADLVVLDRSPLTTPLEELADIEVKMTLVGGEVVYES
- a CDS encoding NAD-dependent succinate-semialdehyde dehydrogenase produces the protein MSDFPAQQLIAGDWVAAADGRTIDVIDPATEQPIATVPYGAAADAEAAIDAAAKAFPEWAAKTAYQRADVLHAAATLLRERRDALAAVTTAESGKPIAESKGEWTVVADLFDWFAEEAKRAYGRTIPAKLPGRRLMTLVQPLGVVGVITAWNFPAYNPARSIAAALAAGCTVVCRPADETPLSGFAIGAALKDAGLPAGVLNVINGAPAAMAGAMLDDQRCRKVSFTGSTEVGRLLIKQSAATITRLALELGGNAPVIVEPDAIERVGAEAFAKAAVLARFRNAGQVCVAPQRFYLHRDVCGAFVEAAAPIVAGYRVGPGADAASDIGPLVNAAQRDRVEKLLSHEHGGRVVVGGKRPANRDAGYFFEPTLVADVATNSALWREETFGPVLAVTPYDNLDEAINDANSLEAGLAAFLFTHDLNRAVHAYERLEFGMVAVNGWVPHATEGPFPGWKQSGLGAESGPEGLHEYLEPKLVSFFV